From Eremothecium sinecaudum strain ATCC 58844 chromosome V, complete sequence, a single genomic window includes:
- the SLD3 gene encoding Sld3p (Syntenic homolog of Ashbya gossypii AFL019C; Syntenic homolog of Saccharomyces cerevisiae YGL113W (SLD3)), with translation MGLEGYNLIGSFIKLPSDLPNSLQDPKLLDAKDIPASVLKSILDKNVSAKHLLFSAHDRWAIIERYYGDKWVFWELDGSAEQSQAKLLSSKLNSSRCCYHPNSLNEWLSIGIRDLAKCWKETPCNETSLDIDRDKPSALELDMKPPGMEMTVENTKEGDIHPDPVQYLSKKYYESLFQLRTPLAIFVKSKLVRLKILCNGNGELSYREVLETALLSHQDLVNRHDISHSGLLNYILPKDANELLTKHIMKEFNILLDSTNPERISQTADLIFILKAREVKLQIILLIELITISKMDVNFKAFEDDYKKILKQRSLRVSKANFSIRRKRRAPIKQITASTQLSLLERLDFLLDKLSIIDILLNSEPSIPESNKQKKELSSANLIAELKRHMLINENEASSIGFLTYVLIPYWSKKSPHTVSFIANKIEGSYVRKDPSFKQPKLNRSEDQPVTSRHSSFSSTVTSTVSQPVRTSLPPNMHNVSLPALLKSETQSSFTDFFSSTTSGNKRPAMLLKSNTDLALNRLEKRQMSASDMSTLKILPKQNQINGTEHTTLSKGIPLSIHSSAVQSFKRVGKRKLDSSSHEDSKTQGIVQVTATPAKHLTLTKSIRPLEIVESPLIERPRDFVNAAIEVAATPLKCARREGGLTMKNNITPITEPITKSIKRRDDYNRKSAIHDVKTRKVRRKLFLPHNDGSA, from the coding sequence ATGGGTCTCGAGGGATATAACTTAATAGGGTCTTTTATTAAGCTACCAAGCGACTTGCCGAATTCGCTTCAAGACCCAAAGTTATTAGATGCCAAGGATATTCCAGCATCTGTACTCAAATCTATCTTGGATAAAAATGTTAGTGCAAAACATCTTTTATTCAGTGCACACGATCGCTGGGCTATAATTGAAAGATATTATGGGGATAAGTGGGTTTTCTGGGAACTTGACGGTTCTGCGGAACAAAGCCAAGCCAAACTATTATCCTCAAAACTCAATTCAAGTCGATGCTGTTACCACCCGAATTCTTTAAATGAATGGCTAAGTATAGGTATTCGAGATTTAGCAAAGTGCTGGAAGGAAACTCCTTGTAATGAGACAAGTTTAGATATAGACCGTGATAAACCAAGTGCATTAGAGTTGGATATGAAGCCACCAGGGATGGAAATGACGGTAGAAAACACCAAAGAAGGTGATATACACCCAGACCCAGTGCAATATCTAAGCAAGAAGTACTATGAATCGTTATTTCAGCTACGTACTCCATTGGCAATATTTGTAAAGTCAAAGTTGGTCAGACTCAAAATTTTGTGCAATGGTAATGGAGAACTTTCCTACAGAGAGGTGCTTGAAACAGCGCTTCTAAGCCACCAAGATTTAGTTAATCGTCATGATATCTCACATTCAGGACTATTGAATTATATTTTACCCAAAGACGCAAATGAACTACTAACCAAACATATCATGAAGGAGTTTAATATTCTTTTGGATTCGACAAATCCAGAAAGAATATCTCAAACAGCAGATCTCATATTTATTCTAAAGGCCCGTGAAGTAAAATTGCAAATAATTCTATTAATTGAATTGATTACAATCTCTAAAATGGATGTCAACTTTAAGGCCTTCGAAGATGATTATAAGAAGATTCTTAAGCAACGATCATTGCGTGTTTCTAAAGCGAACTTTAGTATTCGAAGAAAGAGAAGGGCCCCAATCAAGCAAATAACCGCATCGACTCAGCTAAGCCTCCTTGAAAGGTTGGATTTTTTGCTTGACAAGCTTTCAATTATTGACATACTTTTGAACTCGGAACCTAGTATTCCTGAATCCAACAAACAAAAGAAAGAGTTAAGTTCTGCTAACCTCATTGCTGAATTAAAACGGCATATGTTAATTAATGAGAATGAGGCTTCTTCAATTGGATTTTTAACCTACGTTTTGATACCTTATTGGTCCAAGAAAAGTCCCCATACGGTTTCCTTTATTGCCAATAAGATCGAGGGTTCTTATGTTCGTAAAGATCCTTCTTTCAAACAGCCAAAACTCAACAGAAGCGAAGATCAACCTGTGACTTCGAGACACAGCTCCTTTTCGTCAACCGTCACGTCTACAGTTTCACAACCTGTTAGGACTTCTCTACCACCAAATATGCATAATGTTTCCTTACCAGCACTCCTAAAATCGGAAACACAATCGAGCTTTACGGACTTCTTTTCTTCGACAACTTCCGGTAATAAGCGACCTGCCATGCTTCTGAAATCTAACACAGATCTTGCATTAAACAGACTAGAAAAGAGACAAATGTCTGCATCAGATATGTCCACATTGAAGATTTTGCCGAAACAAAACCAAATTAACGGCACAGAGCACACTACGTTATCCAAAGGGATCCCGTTATCTATTCATTCATCAGCAGTGCAATCTTTTAAAAGGGTAGGTAAACGGAAGCTGGACTCCTCAAGTCACGAAGACTCAAAAACTCAAGGCATAGTACAAGTTACTGCTACACCAGCAAAGCATCTTACATTAACAAAATCGATTCGCCCCTTAGAAATTGTTGAATCACCATTAATAGAAAGACCAAGAGATTTCGTAAACGCTGCAATTGAAGTTGCAGCAACGCCATTAAAGTGTGCAAGACGAGAGGGAGGGCTCACTATGAAAAACAATATAACGCCAATTACTGAACCAATCACCAAAAGCATCAAAAGAAGGGACGATTACAACAGAAAATCTGCTATTCATGACGTAAAAACAAGAAAGGTACGTAGAAAGCTATTTCTGCCACATAATGATGGTAGTGCATAA
- the TAF6 gene encoding TATA-binding protein-associated factor TAF6 (Syntenic homolog of Ashbya gossypii AFL020W; Syntenic homolog of Saccharomyces cerevisiae YGL112C (TAF6)), producing the protein MSQQQQSNPQQLSYTIWSPQDTVRDVAESLGVTTVSDDVLRSLAMDVEYRILEIIEQAVKFKRHSKRDVLTTDDIARALRVLNVEPLYGYEDNSTRDKEVSFNKFTGQGGQVMYYLDDEEVDFDKLINEPLPHVPRLPTFTTHWLAVEGVQPTIPQNPNLNDLRMTQPPLVRGAIVTALNDTSIQTAVSEEKSEHVSQVKPGQATEIKPLVKHVLSKELQIFFNKVVGALTSKEQTMNAQHMKAAALTSLKSDTGLHQLVPYFIQFIAEQITHNLSDLDLLTTMLEMIYSLLSNQSIFLDPYIHSLMPSILTLLLAKKLGGTPPSNSSDARKDFLEKTNALRDFSSTLLEHVLKKFPQVYKSLKPRVTRTLLKTFLDSNCSFGTYYGCILGVRVLGNETIRFFLGNLQNWARLVFDEANTSLENFEIKETSKLSKDEVQLLAEVMVNALSLLKSDLPKGFKPEEDTITEKDKARLVDRVGVTILSFLLARDDAKLITEAIFFGEV; encoded by the coding sequence ATGTCCCAGCAACAGCAATCAAATCCACAGCAACTATCTTATACCATTTGGTCTCCACAAGATACTGTAAGGGATGTAGCGGAGTCTTTAGGTGTTACAACTGTTAGTGATGATGTCCTTAGATCTTTAGCTATGGATGTTGAGTATCGTATTTTGGAGATTATTGAACAAGCGGTGAAGTTTAAAAGGCATAGTAAGAGAGATGTCCTAACTACTGATGATATAGCAAGAGCTCTAAGAGTTTTGAATGTTGAACCTCTATACGGCTATGAGGATAATTCAACTCGTGATAAGGAAGTCTCATTTAACAAATTCACAGGCCAAGGGGGGCAGGTGATGTATTATTTGgacgatgaagaagtaGATTTTGATAAGCTGATTAACGAGCCTTTGCCTCATGTTCCTAGATTACCGACTTTTACAACCCATTGGTTAGCAGTTGAAGGAGTACAGCCGACAATTCCTCAAAACCCAAACCTAAATGATTTAAGAATGACTCAACCTCCACTTGTTAGAGGTGCAATTGTAACTGCACTGAATGATACTTCTATTCAAACTGCAGTTTCTGAAGAGAAATCGGAACATGTTTCGCAGGTGAAACCTGGTCAAGCGACAGAAATTAAACCTCTAGTAAAACATGTTTTATCTAAGGAGTTACAAATATTCTTTAACAAGGTTGTTGGTGCGCTAACCTCTAAAGAACAAACAATGAATGCGCAGCATATGAAGGCAGCTGCGTTGACATCTTTAAAATCAGATACCGGTTTGCACCAGCTAGTCCCTTACTTTATTCAATTTATTGCCGAGCAAATTACACATAACCTATCAGACCTTGATCTGTTGACTACAATGCTTGAAATGATATACTCCTTGCTAAGCAACCAGTCTATTTTTCTGGATCCATACATTCATTCCCTAATGCCTTCGATACTCACTTTGTTACTTGCAAAGAAATTAGGCGGCACACCTCCATCAAATTCAAGTGATGCTCGTAAAGATTTTCTAGAAAAGACAAATGCATTGCGAGATTTCTCAAGTACTCTTTTAGAACATGTTTTAAAGAAGTTCCCTCAAGTTTATAAATCACTAAAGCCAAGAGTCACAAGAACACTGCTCAAAACCTTCTTGGACTCTAATTGTTCATTTGGGACTTATTATGGCTGTATCCTTGGAGTACGTGTATTGGGTAATGAAACTATAAGGTTCTTCTTAGGAAATCTACAAAATTGGGCAAGGTTAGTTTTTGATGAAGCAAATACATCTTTAGAGAATTTTGAGATAAAAGAGACTTCGAAGCTATCTAAGGACGAGGTTCAACTTCTGGCGGAAGTTATGGTCAACGCATTGTCTCTTTTGAAGTCTGATTTGCCCAAGGGCTTCAAGCCTGAGGAAGACACTATAACTGAAAAAGATAAGGCCAGATTAGTAGATAGAGTTGGTGTCACTATCTTAAGTTTTCTGCTAGCCAGAGACGATGCTAAGTTAATCACGGAAGCCATCTTCTTTGGTGAGGTTTAG
- the DAD3 gene encoding Dad3p (Syntenic homolog of Ashbya gossypii AFL021C; Syntenic homolog of Saccharomyces cerevisiae YBR233W-A (DAD3)) codes for MSEGISSLQRSILDKYRTLADCLHELDDTILQLNKDKDTNPEQVLSLLREIEIKIALVSTLMKGSVYSLVLQRSMNQLE; via the coding sequence ATGTCTGAAGGGATCAGTTCTCTTCAACGTTCGATCTTGGATAAGTATAGAACGTTAGCAGACTGTTTGCACGAACTCGATGATACCATTTTACAACTTAACAAGGACAAAGACACGAATCCGGAGCAAGTTCTCTCCCTCCTTCGAGAAATAGAAATTAAGATCGCCTTAGTGAGCACCTTAATGAAGGGAAGCGTCTATTCACTAGTGCTCCAGCGAAGTATGAATCAGCTAGAATAG
- the ARC40 gene encoding Arc40p (Syntenic homolog of Ashbya gossypii AFL022W; Syntenic homolog of Saccharomyces cerevisiae YBR234C (ARC40)), producing MSSINAQFKLVKGPIYSHCFNADRSALAITYENNCYIYSLGAGQPRLVAKLSDHDKTVTAVDISIHGRIVTCSQDRNAIVWEPLSDGSYKPTLVLLRINRSATCAKWAPNGYKFAVGSSARIIAVCYYEQENDWWVSKHIKKPIRSTVNTLSWHDNGVLLASGGSDGYVRVFSGFVKGLDNKDQVAGSPWGDKFPFGALVREWRQGSWIHDLKWRSRTEQLAYVAHDGTMGVVDYTGALKSVENPEGLPFKALLWIDDNSILCGGYSCHPVVFAYNGSSWQFARHLDKSGANAPSADLMAGSDEEEGDSFGISALKKFKELDLKGKVSALQERSTHENAITQLLPFALNAGKISLVSSSGLDGKVVIYKI from the coding sequence ATGTCTAGTATCAACGCGCAGTTTAAATTGGTCAAAGGGCCAATCTACTCGCATTGTTTCAATGCTGATCGTAGTGCGCTAGCCATCACTTATGAAAATAATTGCTACATTTATAGCTTAGGAGCTGGTCAACCTAGACTAGTTGCTAAATTGAGTGATCATGATAAAACAGTTACGGCAGTCGACATTTCTATCCACGGTCGGATTGTTACTTGTTCCCAAGATCGTAATGCGATTGTTTGGGAACCGTTGTCAGATGGCTCTTATAAGCCTACTTTGGTTTTACTTAGAATCAATAGGTCTGCTACATGTGCAAAGTGGGCTCCTAATGGTTATAAATTTGCTGTGGGTTCATCAGCGAGAATTATTGCTGTTTGTTATTATGAACAAGAAAACGATTGGTGGGTCTCTAAACATATCAAAAAACCCATAAGATCTACAGTTAATACTCTTTCCTGGCACGATAACGGAGTTTTGTTGGCATCTGGTGGCTCTGATGGTTATGTACGTGTTTTCTCTGGGTTTGTTAAGGGATTGGATAACAAAGATCAGGTTGCGGGCTCACCATGGGGCGATAAGTTCCCTTTCGGGGCTTTAGTACGAGAATGGCGCCAAGGCTCGTGGATTCATGACCTTAAGTGGCGTTCACGTACGGAGCAGTTGGCTTACGTTGCTCATGATGGCACTATGGGTGTTGTAGACTATACCGGTGCTTTGAAATCGGTAGAAAATCCAGAAGGTTTGCCTTTCAAAGCCTTACTATGGATTGATGATAATTCAATCCTATGTGGCGGTTACTCCTGTCATCCAGTTGTCTTTGCATACAACGGATCTTCTTGGCAATTCGCAAGACATTTGGATAAATCAGGCGCTAACGCTCCATCCGCCGACCTCATGGCTGGctctgatgaagaagagggGGACTCGTTTGGCATTTCTGCattgaagaaattcaaGGAATTGGACTTGAAGGGTAAGGTTAGTGCTCTGCAGGAAAGATCTACTCACGAAAATGCTATCACGCAACTATTGCCCTTTGCACTAAACGCAGGAAAAATATCACTTGTATCTTCTTCAGGCTTGGACGGTAAAGTTGTTATttataaaatataa
- the NSA1 gene encoding ribosome biosynthesis protein NSA1 (Syntenic homolog of Ashbya gossypii AFL023C; Syntenic homolog of Saccharomyces cerevisiae YGL111W (NSA1)) produces MRLLIASEDSGCVKECIANRGTNTAVQTGLQPLHLQSHLAQGLLNHVQKILQVNHAQTLLGRANGNLELVKLEMSERELTEEDQPKFEVGNYEVQASLEGLFDAGKLCESSKNQTEVVDKFVELYALPGAESTYVAATKSGLLHFFTVHDGKLCATVTHELKGPVDFVQLYDLSSTMKEHIFAYGGEENQVKIVEVKRDLSHVTQIWACKNVPNDRLDLKVPIWPVALKFFGACEESNDSKLNLQFLTISRYAHLRFYQTNHGRKPVKSIDLLPKKESLVSLQLVGDLSPLGNAKSSKTDEFSIITTDTKTNVFQFSTSGQLLGKFGSSDITGFSSVAVAHKQRYLLQGGLDRYLRVFRLKDRELLMKVYTGGKITDVILLDEADIKLPSDPKDEKKHARQMRKKSEMDELEANDDIWLELDSKKKKRKV; encoded by the coding sequence ATGAGACTCTTAATTGCGTCAGAAGATAGCGGCTGCGTTAAGGAATGCATTGCAAATCGTGGTACTAATACAGCGGTTCAAACTGGGTTGCAGCCTTTACACTTGCAGTCACATCTCGCTCAAGGATTATTAAACCATGTTCAGAAAATACTACAAGTTAATCATGCACAAACCTTGCTTGGGCGTGCTAATGGTAATCTTGAATTGGTTAAACTGGAAATGTCAGAACGTGAGCTAACTGAAGAAGACCAACCTAAGTTTGAAGTTGGAAATTATGAGGTCCAAGCTAGTTTAGAGGGTTTGTTTGACGCAGGTAAGCTCTGCGAGAGTTCAAAAAACCAGACCGAGGTAGTTGATAAATTTGTTGAATTATATGCTTTACCAGGAGCAGAATCTACTTATGTCGCTGCTACAAAATCGGGATTGTTGCACTTTTTCACAGTCCACGATGGGAAACTATGTGCAACAGTTACTCATGAGCTGAAAGGGCCTGTAGATTTTGTTCAATTATATGATTTGAGTAGCACTATGAAAGAACATATTTTTGCTTACGGCGGGGAGGAGAATCAGGTGAAGATTGTCGAAGTTAAGCGCGACTTATCCCATGTGACCCAAATATGGGCTTGTAAGAATGTCCCTAATGACCGGCTAGACCTAAAGGTGCCTATTTGGCCAGTTGCTCTTAAATTTTTTGGTGCTTGCGAAGAATCGAACGACTCCAAGTTAAATTTGCAGTTCTTAACTATCTCTCGTTATGCTCATCTTAGATTTTATCAGACTAACCACGGCCGCAAACCAGTTAAATCGATAGACCTTCTGCCCAAAAAGGAATCGCTGGTCTCTTTACAGTTAGTAGGTGACTTATCTCCTTTAGGAAATGCGAAGTCCAGTAAAACTGATGAGTTTTCTATAATTACTACAGATACCAAGACAAATGTGTTCCAATTTTCTACATCTGGCCAATTATTGGGTAAGTTTGGTAGCAGCGACATAACTGGCTTTTCTTCAGTGGCGGTGGCTCATAAGCAGCGATACCTGTTACAGGGTGGTTTAGATAGGTACCTGCGCGTATTCAGGTTGAAAGATCGTGAGTTGTTAATGAAGGTTTACACCGGTGGTAAAATTACTGATGTTATTCTCCTTGACGAAGCTGATATTAAACTTCCAAGCGATCCaaaagatgaaaagaagCATGCTCGTCAAATGAGGAAAAAATCTGAAATGGACGAATTGGAGGCCAACGATGATATCTGGCTCGAATTGGACTctaaaaagaagaagagaaagGTATAA
- the CUE3 gene encoding Cue3p (Syntenic homolog of Ashbya gossypii AFL024W; Syntenic homolog of Saccharomyces cerevisiae YGL110C (CUE3)), translating into MSYRRNILEFHAREKLSLPIVKFPKFQLRSLLIEKDPVIWLRHLETYVAYIQYLLGEGRVDNLDSTTTDQLIIFIRSFLSEMADEEDKLLSLGINMNVNEQLRLLKAWVFVLIKSCGLLHLQLFSDTLWNMVKLYVREYPETVRALIVGTLKPVINTQKANLNNVYQIQQHFKNLIDSSKFSRVDLKALEALLSKDSRAHFADEFLSKNWTEIIETLYSTGPHGFSALWGKKLGILSYLSASEERLISLLSELGIAEPAMLTTFPLLGSLLLNDNFKKRRPGLYERVPLLRALRNTDSISKVETQTVSDGDMDVIRNIFPHITDYQIEFLLGQYENNCELTINALLEDSTIVDKIPVENEETKLNGRSLKSENSKIELKVRDKVIRKRPESVTNIPDEVRNRTMIRTLELLYSEYEDERDDTYDDAEVTRTSTDRVPIEGPANEEISAYEKVESYLWDILRIDKTLFDRKLRGTSKRKEMKKVTLWSDEQIEGWARMLERSPRRAQLLEEKYMFWGNIRKGKTSYVKNVDGEELPERSINTNSRNHSRNVLPSSPDGKPSKKQHANNERNKKSRANHNRKIGHDKKIGRSGPS; encoded by the coding sequence ATGAGTTACCGTAGGAATATATTAGAGTTCCACGCCAGAGAGAAACTGTCTCTGCCAATCGTCAAGTTTCCGAAATTTCAGCTGCGTTCGCTGTTAATAGAAAAAGATCCAGTTATTTGGTTGCGCCATTTGGAGACATATGTTGCATATATTCAATACTTGTTGGGTGAAGGAAGAGTGGATAACCTAGATTCAACTACTACAGATCAGTTAATTATTTTTATTCGATCATTTTTGAGTGAGATGGCGGATGAGGAGGACAAATTACTTTCGTTGGGGATAAATATGAACGTGAACGAACAACTGCGCCTGCTTAAGGCCTGGGTGTTTGTTTTAATTAAATCATGTGGTCTATTACATTTGCAGCTATTTTCCGATACTCTTTGGAACATGGTAAAATTGTATGTGAGGGAGTACCCTGAGACAGTGCGAGCGTTAATAGTGGGAACATTGAAACCTGTGATTAATACGCAGAAGGCAAATCTGAATAATGTTTACCAGATACAGCAACATTTTAAGAATCTAATTGATAGCTCTAAATTTTCCAGAGTAGATCTGAAAGCCTTGGAAGCTTTGTTGTCTAAGGATAGCAGGGCACATTTTGCTGACGAATTCCTAAGTAAGAATTGGACCGAAATAATTGAAACCCTATACTCAACCGGACCTCACGGTTTTTCAGCTTTATGGGGAAAGAAGTTGGGAATACTAAGCTACCTTTCTGCTTCAGAGGAACGATTGATTTCGCTACTCTCTGAATTGGGAATTGCCGAGCCAGCTATGCTAACAACATTTCCACTTCTAGGCTCTTTACTATTAAATGATAACTTTAAAAAGAGGCGACCAGGCTTATATGAAAGAGTTCCTCTATTAAGGGCCCTCAGAAATACTGATAGTATTAGTAAGGTTGAGACGCAAACAGTTAGCGACGGGGATATGGACGTCATTAGGAACATATTCCCACACATAACAGATTACCAGATAGAATTTCTACTGGGCCAGTATGAAAACAATTGTGAATTAACTATAAATGCTTTGCTTGAAGACTCCACTATTGTGGATAAAATACCGGTGGAAAATGAAGAAACAAAACTGAATGGCCGTTCCTTAAAATCTGAAAATAGTAAGATCGAGCTTAAAGTAAGAGATAAAGTGATCAGAAAACGGCCCGAAAGCGTAACCAATATTCCTGATGAGGTTCGGAATAGAACAATGATTCGAACGCTTGAATTACTGTACTCCGAATATGAAGACGAGAGAGACGATACCTACGATGACGCAGAAGTTACTAGGACATCCACGGACAGGGTTCCTATCGAAGGACCAGCCAATGAGGAAATATCGGCCTACGAAAAGGTGGAGAGTTATCTTTGGGATATTCTAAGGATTGATAAGACCCTATTCGATAGGAAACTGAGAGGAACATCCAAGAGGAAGGAAATGAAGAAAGTTACATTATGGTCCGATGAACAAATCGAAGGATGGGCTCGTATGCTTGAAAGAAGTCCCAGGAGGGCCCAACTCCTTGAAGAGAAATACATGTTTTGGGGTAATATTCGTAAGGGAAAGACATCGTACGTTAAAAATGTTGACGGTGAAGAATTACCTGAAAGGAGCATCAACACGAACTCTCGGAATCACAGTAGAAACGTTCTTCCGTCATCACCTGATGGAAAACCTTCAAAGAAGCAACATGCAAATAATGAACGGAATAAAAAATCTCGTGCAAATCACAATAGGAAGATAGGACACGATAAAAAAATAGGTCGCTCAGGTCCATCTTAA